The nucleotide sequence CCCCCCTCCTCACAAAGATATGCAAGAGGATTTGTCTGGAAGGCAGAAAGCCtagaaaaaaatggggaggggaaagagagagcctGAATCAACAGCTGCATCCCATTCCCTGGCACTTAGCCAAAGAGCCTTGAAGCAAATGAGAAGAATAATGCGGCAGTCTTTCCCTTGCTGTTTGATTGTTCTTGTTTTATGTAAAAGGTAACACTAGACTTAATAGTGCAAAATCATTCACTTCATTAACTGCTGCCACCTCATTCTAAACTCAAACTCTAGTACAAATCTGACTAATCACCCACAAAATATGCATTGCATAAAacaatcttttgttgttgttttaaatccttTGTTGAATCACATTCATTGTATGTgcaaaaatatacatatacaaacaGGTGCAAGCTGCTCAATGCActttttttcagctgaagagcTTGGTAAAACTGCTGCAAATAAATCCAAAGATTCTAACATAAAATCAATGCTGAGCAAGGTTGCTGCCTTGGACACCTTCAGAATACAGGGCTAGATGTGAGAAGCTGTCTGATGAAATGCCTTTACACCACTCCTGCTCTGGCTACAGTGGCAAGCTACCTAGCAGTACAGTACAGAGATATATGCACAAATGAGTTTCCCAAGAGGTGATTTCTGTGGTACGCTAATTGGCTTCATTACTTGGTTCTAAAGGCAGGTGCTTTTAATTGGTTTGTAAAAGTTAAGGATGTTGTTTTTCTGATTAACAGTATTTCCTTTTTTAACTGGGCAGAAAACCCGAACAGTACAGGAAGTACAGTCAGAGCACACTGTAGATGTTTGGTTGGCTAAGAACTAAACTACAGTTCAAGTGAAATGCATTACGTATTAACACACTTAAGCCAAGTtggcaatgtagccaaagcatcTCTAATAACCATCACTTTATTAATGCAGCAAAATGAGTACTCCCAAGACATGTGCAAATGGATCTGCATTGCCTGAGAAAATAGTCCTCTCCGTTGAGGGAGTGTACCTCTGGTTTGCAAGAGGAGCTCTGAAGAGAGGCAATATCCTTTCACCAAGGAGGAGACATGGGTTGTGGGTTTTGCAGATAGGACATCACTACAGCCGAGATAGACAACCTGGAAAGAAGACAGGAGTTATAATCAGGGCAGGAACATTAATATTACACCAATAATAGCAATGCAAATAGTAATGTCAACAGAATGAATTACAAATGTGACCAAAGAATCTCAGTGTGTTCAGTGTATTCAAATTAAAAAGTTTATATGGGATTTGTTACCAAGCTTGCTTTGGAACTGTGTATTTGACTTGAGTTTGAACCTGATTGTATGTCTTGTGTGTGTATCCCTCAGGGACAATGGAGGATTGGGGAATGAGTCTGGTACAAGGGGAACCTCTTTCTGCTGCAGCTGCTAGCCCAATTCCCAAAGAACGAATAGCTAGCCACAGATAGAGTTGGCTCAGAAAATTAGCACCATAGCCATATTAAAGTGAGCTAGCATGTACCTTAGGATCCTTGGGATCAGGAATGTGGAGCCTGTAGTCCATCAGTATCTGGGGGGCTACAACTTTATAAACATCCCTGactactagccatgctggctgtgactgatgtGGCTTAGaacccaacatctggagagccacagccccCCAGCCCTAGTCTGGCTAGTGAAGCAACACTCAAAGGTTTCTGGGAAGAAAATGACTTAATCAGAAAGAATGGAACTTATTAAGAAAAAGGCAGAATAAACATTTATCTATGAATATGTTATTACAAGGTCTGAATGATTAAGGTTACCCCAAAATGAGGTTGAATAGattaggaggaaaaggaagaagtaTTGTTACCAATGATTAATCTGCTGAGACAAGCAGCAAAAGAGAAATTATCAGTGTGGTAGGTTAAATATAAATGGAGAAATTAGCCCAGATTGGATTTGGGCATGGGGAAGATTGGATTAATTACATCCAAGAGCTCTATTGTGGGTATTCAAGGTGCCAGGCCACTCATTTCCATTCCAATGGAGAGATCCTCAGGGTGGGGCTTGCCTTGAGCTTTATAATCTTTCAGAGCAATAGTTTCTGGGCAAGAGATGCTGGTTCAAGTTTCCACACAAGTGCTGTACCCTTAATTTTCCATGTGCAACTGCATACAGTTTGTGGCAAAGGGAAAGCAGCTGTGTGCCTCTTGTCTCAAAGTAGACTTGGCAGCAGTAAGAAATTAACACAGGACTCAATGAAAGGCTGAAAGAAGTAAAAGAACCTGACTCACATGAAGCTGCTCATCATCTGTTTGGTGTCTTCTGAACTCCGAGAGTTGGCAAAGCTGATGAATGAACAGTAGACAGCAATCCAGGCACACCACTTTAGCTGGAAACAGCACAGAGTAATGTAGTGAAAGCCTTAATGAAGTCTCAAGGATTAAGCAATACTATGGTATTTATTCCCTTGTACAAGTGTAAAACCATAAGCATTCTGCCTTGTTTCTTTACTCAATTCATAGGAAACTTCCTTACGGTGAGTCAGACTATtgctccgtctagctcagtattgtctacaatgactgacaatggctttccagggtttcaggtaggggacaCTCCAATCCCTACCTCAAGGATACCAGGGATGGAACTTGGGAGCAAAGTAGTTCTGTTACTGAGCTTACGACCCTTCCCCTTGAAGAATTGTCTTCAGTTTTAAAGGTGGATACATTTTGCTAGATGAAGCTCATTCAAAGTAAATggacacacaaataataaaatatatttgatttCCAGGGAACTATGAAATTAGTCATATTAATGCATTCAGACCTCTCAAATGATAGCACATTGTCCATGGGCATTTCAAATATCTAGAGTGTTCACCTATATAAGATACTCAAAACTAACTACAAAAGAGCCAGCTTTTGTAATTTTGTGTCAGAAAAAGCAATGTTGGTTGTGAATCGGAACTGTTCAACATACAAGAAAGATCAAGAATAAGAGTCAGAAAGTCCGTTTAGTTCAACGTTTTGTTAGTAAATACAATCAAATGGAAATTTAAGTCATTTACTGGCCATTTTTAAGGTTCAAAGACACAGATATTACCATACAGAGTAAGTCTTTCTGTATTTTTTCATTAAATGCTATCATTCCTAAAAGtcttaatgaaaaataaaatgctctttaaattaatataattaatataattgtCATAAGATTTCATCCTTTTCTGGATGAACTATAAGTGTCTGTTAATATTAGCATAGATTTGACATACCATATACTTAAATGGATGCTTTAATTTGGAGTTTACGGTTGAATCACATTGTAACTGTTACAATTATTACAATTGTATTATTGTAATACTTATTACAATTATTAACTAACACCATTGTTCAAAGACTTGATATTATTTCAGACTCTTACTACAATTGACAGGTGTTATTGCCTCTCTTATCTAGAAGAAAAGTGAAGCACTCTGACTCAGAGATCTATATAAGTAATTGCAAATTAGACTCCATAGCTAACATGAATTGAAGCATCATGAAATCATTATTTACTCTCAACATTCAACTGATTGATCAGCCTTCAGGGCCCAATAAATGTTCATCACCTGTGTACTATTCTCTTATCTGACTATTGCGAAGAATTGTTTAGCAGTTGGGTAGCATTCCTTGGAGAGACTAAAATAACAGGGAAATAGGGAAGGTTTAAGCACAGGAATATTATGCAGTTAATCTgacagaaagaaggaaaagaagctgtGTCATTTACTGCTAGAGTAAGATGCTCAATCCAGGGCTGTTATGCACATTAAACTAACCTGGGGTTGTTGATGACAGATTACCTTCCAGAGATTATATGATTTTCAAAATTATACAATCCAATAGCAGTGTAATAATTACAAGATAACAAGCAGCTGGTAGAATCTTGTGCTTAATTTGCTTAGCTAGTGTCCTGGATGTCCTGAAGTCAAAAGGCAAAGCACTGCAATACTCACCTTCAGCATCAAGCCACACATACTGAAAATCATTCCCAGTAGATTCATGTAGTCTGGTGTGGGGTCTTCCAGGGTAGGGTTGTTCTCTGTGGATGGAGGTTTGTATCTATAAAGTAAAAATACAATTGTGgtggaaagaaaacattttaaattatgCTTGAAAATAAAACATTAGCTTTATCCACAACCGTATCAAAATAAGGAGTAAGACATCAATGGGAGTTTCTCTGCTACTAATAAGGTTTCGTGCAGCTTCAAGCCAACATGCCTAGAGTTGtttaggtgtggggaacctttagtcctccacatgttgctgaagtacaactcctatcatctccaacaagcatggccaatggccaggaataaaGGGAGTCATATTTaagtaacatctggaggccaaACATTCTCTGAACCTGCTCTAGTGTCTGTGAAAAAGAAATGGTGCCAGTCTCCAAAATTGTTCTCTCACAGTTCAAGAAAAACATCTCTCCTAAAGGTTACTCAGTCACATCTTTCTGGATTTTCCAAGCACTCATATTGCATGAATTTGTTGTGAAAATTATATATTGTACTTATTCTGTATGTTGCAAGAATGAGTGCTTTCTATATACCCATGAAATCATTAGTGACCAGCAACACAAGCTGCTAATACTATTTtgtaaacttttaaaaactttgttttattaaaaaaggtGTAACTGCCCTGTGTTTCTGGCATGTTCATgtgtccctttttaaaaaaagtgatggATATGTGATGGGGAAGGATTCTAGCTAAGTGACagcacacatgctttgcatacttAGGGTGGAATGCAATGTAGTGCTAAGTAGGTTATATGCATGTACAAAATGAGGTCTGCTCATGCAACAATACTTCCCCCTGCCCCATTCACCCTctaacactgttctgggggtccACCCAATCATATAGTGCATATTTAAAGGGTGGGGCGAGTACATGGTTGGGAACTCCTGCTGCATAAGCGGACTTCATTCCGTACACGCAACAATGCTGTTAAATCCTGCCCCAAATGTCTCCAGGTCAATATACAGAGCAAGATGTGCCAAGTGTAAGTGCCTATGAGCAAGGTCACCCTGCACACTACAGCAACAGCTCACCACTTTCTTtgtttcagaagcattttttaaacTCTGTGCAAGTCACTGCTGCAATGCTGAAGCTTCCCTGTTTCTGTTTGGAGCACCTATATGCAGTAAGATACACACACAGGACCGGactgaggtttgatgaggccctaagctactgaagggacacgggtggcgctgggggttaaaccacagagcctagggcttgccgatcagaaggtcagcagttcgaatccccgcgacagggtgagctcccattgctctgccccagtttctgccaacctagcagttcgaaagcacgtcaaagtgcaagtagataaataggtaccgctcctgtgggaaggtaaacggcatttccgtgcgctgctctggttcgccagaagcggcttagtcatgctggccccactAGGACTTGCAGTTGGGGCACACTTTGATCATCATCAGTCAACCACCACCAGACATCTCCGTCCACGAGTCTCCCTCTGCTGCAGTTTCCCCCATGAAAAGTTCCCCCTATTGCCCAGTCCGGTGGCTATTAGGAGAGGGCGCCCCTCTCTCGCGCCCTCCGCCTTGCATTGCCATGGCGACCCCATGCCCGTCCCGCGCTACAGCGAGGGGTGACGTCTCAGCGCCCCCTTCCGCAGCACACGTCACTCCCTCGGCTCAATCTTTCCGCGCCAAAGGTCGCCCCGCTCGCGCCCTCTCCGTGGCTTTGCCCTGGCAGCTcacccgcaccccccccccccccgccgaccTGAGAACACGATTTGGCCGCCGCGGGTCCATTACGTTGTTACCGGCCATCGTGCACCGCCTCTGGCTAACTCCGAGCAGCGCCCCCCtccggccgccgccgccacacCAACTTCCGCTTCCTTTCAGTGGCGCAAGGGGAACAACTAAGAGTGCAACACCCCGGAGTTCAAGTTTTCTCGTTCCGGTCAACAGTCCCGAGCCCGCAGTACTGGAGACGCTTTAGCGGATGAATCTTCCGTGGGGAGATGCTGTGGGTTATTCAACTGAGGGAAGGAACAGAGAACCTTCCGGGTTTTTTCCCTACCAGGGTGGGGAAATCCACGCTGCGAATGGGCGGAACTAAATATGAGGTAGCTGTGCACCGAGGGGAGCGAATTGGAGGGTTGCGCTGTGTCCCTCATTCAATCTTCCTTCCCATAATAAAATCATCAATTGGCAGTTAAACGTTTAGGGGAAGCTATAAGAGGTGCTAAGTCGTTTTTCAGTCATGTTGAGGATCCTTCTGAATGGGAAGTCTGCGCATGTTTGATTCCTGGTTGTGGTCTGAAGGGACATGTCTGAAACGAAGCAGGTTTGGCCCGGAACCACAATGTAgaagaaaggcgggatataaatttaagaaaataaGTAAATCAAGCTATATAGGCAAGATACTGTAAATGATAATACAGCATTTCTCAAAAATGGCTACCATAGGAGGAGAGTTAGATTGAGAAGAGCACCGGGGAGTAGTAGAGTTCTCTGGTGGTTCTCTGCAAGTTTAAATAACTGTAGATGTGCTCCAGGGTTTGCTATGTAAAGATAACTTTTAACTGGTTTGGAAAGAGAAGGATTTCTAGAGGGTTGATAGAAACTTGTAAAATAAGATAAGCAAGGCTACATGACATAGGTGATTTGCCTTTGCCAATTTTCCTTTCTGGAGAAAAAATTGTCTTTACCATTGAGGAAACTGGTAGCTTGAGTAGCTGTTGCAGCTGGGACCTGATTTCTCTTTATGTCTGTGTCGTTTTGTAATAGGGTGGTATtccaaaaggaagaaaaatcccAGACTCAGGGCAATCCTAACACATCACATCAAtccactttggggttttcatagTACTTGAGAATTTGCTGTGAGTGTTGCAGCTGTTGCATCCAGTATAGAAGAATCCCCATACAGCACGCCTGCTTGTCTTTATCATGGCCTTTCCAGAGCCAAAACTGAAGAAGCCTGAATTACCAAAGAAACTTCTGGGCACACTGGAATGTAAACAGGGAGCTGTCAGGGCAGTGAGGTTCAATGGTGAGTGTATCCTTGATCCTATAAATGGTGTTGAATTTTTAGAACCAGAGAAACAAAGCAGAGTCTAGTGTATGATTTACAATTTTTAGAGGTGACGTTGTGGTAGCCTGTTGCAGTTAAACCAGCAAGGAGTCTTGTGACGCCTTAGTTAATGCAAGTGTGGGGATGCTGTGACCTTCTGGATTttactggactacagctcccatcatccctgattgttggctggggctgatgggagttggaattcagtaacagctggagggtcacagcttaTCCTCTTTTGCCTTAAAGAACAACAAATTTTATTACAGCATAAGTCTTTGAAAACAACGGTCCGCTTGATCAAATGCATGAAGTGCAATCCTCAGTTACCTGGTATATATACATAGAAAAGTGCaaaggggggaaacccaaaaGTTGGAGCTGAATGGCAATGCAATGCATAAAGTATtagggcagtattcaactaaagGTTTGTGCTAGTGCAAGGATTAACACTAGCACAGTGGGATTTTCCCTTCTACACTGTATGCCCTGTGCCATCCCCAAATccgctctggagggttgggggtggggagaaacccagagcagatttagagtggggagaagggagagaatGTTCCATTGCTCAAgaggaaatccttgcactgatggaacattcAGTTTAGTACTATGTTGAATATAATCCTTAGTGATACATGAGCTAAAGAAAATAATGACTGGGGTGTCTATACTGTGGTTATAGGTTTCTTGCTCAGGGAGAAAATTTGTGACTGCAGCAAGAATTGTGGAACCTGTGTAGCACATGCAGAAAATAGGAAAGGCAAATCTGTCAGGAACACTGCTGAAGAGTGTTGCATTGGATACTGTTCATTGGagtttattctctccccccccccctgcagtggaTGGAAATTATTGTCTCACTTGTGGCAGTGACAAATCGCTGAAGCTCTGGAACCCCCTCAAAGGCACTCTCCTTAAGACTTATAGTGGCCATGGCTACGAGGTTCTGGATGCAGCAGGGTAAGAACTGGGAAGAGGGAGCCACTCTTTTGGGAAAAGAGATATTGTGGTGAAATACcaccagaaacaaaataaaaaaattacttccagtagcaccttagagactagctaagtttgttattggtatgagctttcgtgtgcatgcacacttcttcagataccattgcCCTAAGGTTTGAAACTTAGCTTTTGAAAAATTAAATCTGACATTCTTAATACAGTAAGAATACAGTAATTCAGGGAATTGCACATACAGGAAGCAATCAGGATGCTTTCCCCATCAGTATCTGTCTCTATCCACCCTGCAGATCATTTGATAACAGCCAGCTTTGTTCATGTGGTGCGGACAAGACAGTAGTGTTGTGGGATGTTGCCACAGGTCAAGTGATTCGCAAGTTTCGTGGCCATGCAGGGGTAAGACCTCTTCTGTCCTTTGTCCCTTCCAAGAAAACTGAACAGAGTAActttcctggatcagaccaatctagtctagcattcttttCACCACAGTGACCAATCTCAAATCTCACAAGCTGGGTATGAGAGCTTTTGTTTCTCAGtggctggtattcagaatcatgcTGCCTCTGATTTTGGAAGACTATATTGTATAGctgtcatgactagtagccattgatagctttatcctccattacTTTGTTCAGTTCCTTTTCTAAGCCATTTATGTTGGTTGTCATTGCGACATCTTGTGGCAGCGAATTCCGTAGGTTTACTATGTGCTGTGTtaagaaatacttccttttgaCTGTTCTGAATCTTCTACCAGTTTCATTGGATCACCTGAGGTTATAATGCTATATGTCAGGGAGAAAATGTCTGTCTACTTTTTCTGTATCCTGTATAATTTGATATACTGCTGTCATGTGTGTGCATCCTACTTACTCACcttttttcctaaactaaaaagcACCAAATACTGCAATCTTTCTGCATAGGTGAGTTTCTCTACCCACCTGATcgttttgcttgcccttttctgcacatgATTCAAATATCCAGCTTTATGCACATAAGAAGGTGAATTCTCCTGAGCTTCCACAGGGGGATGATGGTAGAAATGTGTCCTGCCTCACAGTGACTGGATAATGTCTGCAGTTTTGTCTATTTGGCATCTAAATACCTGTGCGGTAGAAAATACTATTGACACATTAGATAGTACAGGAGGAGGAAGTTTATGAGAAGTGTCAAAATATTGCATGCTGGCTACAAAACtacattggatgtttggcttggGTGTGGAAATAGTAATGAAGAGAGAGCTCTGTAGAAGTTCAAGGAGTTCAAAGAGTTGAGGTACTTTGTGTAGAAATGTGGCAGGAATGGGAACAGAGAATGTAATCCTTCTATGCTTGAATCTGTTAAACCAGTTGGACAATAATCATTGTTAATTTCATTCTCTTCTCTCCATCCTCACCTGGCAGAAAGTAAACTGTGTCCAGTTCAATGAAGAGGCAACTGTGATCCTTTCAGGTAAGGAATGCTTTTCTTCTCACTCTGCTTCACTGTTAATCCCAGAGAACTCATTTTAGGCTCTACTCAATATACTCCTTTGCTCTCTTGCAGGTGCCATTGACTCCAGTGTCCGCTGCTGGGATTGTCGGTCACGCAGACCAGATCCCATCCAAATCCTGGATGAGGCCAAGGATGGCATTTCCAGTCTGAAGGTGTCAGACCATGAAATCCTTTCAGggtaaggaaagggggggggggtgaagttagAGCTGGAGAGGGCAAATTCCCTGCCATGCGAAGTTCATTCTGGATCTTGGGATCTGCTAAATGCTTCTGGACCCATCCAGgtgtgtttcacccctctactCATCTGCAATGGATTGAAGGAAGCAGACTCGGGAAGCCCTATGGCTGCAATCACATTCCAAAATACAGTGTATGGCCACTGacattgttttgttatttataattattataaactagctgacctggccacgcgttgctgtggcttatttggtgaaatggaaaaggacaatataaaagagaaagcacatggTTCTGCACAGCTTTTCTTGTTTCTCTAGTATTGTAGCTTTTGAGCGCATTTCCCCTGGCTGTCTCTATGCCACGTCTCGACCATCTTGTGACTCCCCGATCTCAACCAGTACACGATTGGTCACAAACATCCAAAttttacgattttatatatatagatagaatGTCCATATTTTCACAGAAGGATCTGGTCACAGACACCCCTGTCCCACATGCCCTGCCAGCCCTCCTTGCCTCCTGCCGGCTCTCCCTTCTTGTCTCCTCTTTTCTATCCCTTCCTTTCATTTCCCTGTCACCCACTGTCGAGGGAGGCGAACTGCCCGACGGCCGACAACCCTCCACCGCTGTTCTCCACGAACTGCACCTCGGAGACGACGATGTTGTCCTCGAGGACGGAGCCAAAGGCCGTGCAAACCGTGTCTCCGTGGGCTGAGTCCACCTCAGTCTCTGAGCTGCCACACATGGCGGACACCTGCCTTTTGGTGCCGCTGCCCGGCATCTTCAGGCGGGAGAGGCAGTAGGGAGGGAGGCTCCCCTCAGGCCCAAGGAAAAATCTTGATGTCGCCGCCTCACGGGCCGGGCCAGCGACCCTTCCTCCTGGCCGCCTGGCcgcgtgcgctctctctctcgcaGGCACACGCCTGCTCTCCCCTCACGGGCCTTGGCCGGCTCCCCTCACCAGCTCCACCTCAGCCCGCAAACCCCGCTCCTTCTTCCGAGGCCTACGAGGCCTAGTTGCCTCACCTCGCCGGGAATGGGTGAGCCGAGTGCTCGCTTGGCTGAGGGGACGCGTTCGGCTCCATGCTGCTGGACGGCCTGCGCCTAGGCTCTCCCGTGGGTCTTCACGGGCCCTCTTGCCTCAGGCAGGGCAGTGGGAAGTAGAGACGGCTTTTCCCATCCTTATGGCTCTCAAGGtgcgagaaggaggaggagtagggggaGGGCCGTGATGacgtaggaagaggaggaggagggggcggagACGGGTGTGGTGTTTaatgtccactggagggcactataatttttgcacaaaatcacattttttacCTGTCaaaggtgtggtatttgtacaatCTAATTACATttgatcactcccatatggccatggaacattgtgtccaaattttaacggaatcggtcaagcggttacggagaaagccGATTGTTAACAAACATCCAACTTgaacgattttatatatataagatataaaacttttaaacattattttctaTACTGTTCTCATAAAGTTGGTGTTCTGCATTACCAGCATTTGACAATACTTGACTGACCAATTGATCAGATTCTTTTCGGACTAATAAAAACCCCAATCCTAAAGTCATACAGCTGTGTAGATTACTATGTAGTATCTTCTCATTTCTAAACTTTCATCAGAAACTAACAAACATTTTCAGGGTTTGCTCCAAAAGGGAGAAAGTTAATTTCAAAAGAATACAGGTGTATGGGGAGTCCTGTCCCACAACTTGAGTTCCATGGtttgaaaacaaggaatgttgaaAGGGCACCCTTTGAGACCTCAGGGTTGTCCATCAATGTGCTTGCTGAGTGCCACCCTCCTGCCAGCTGATTTCCACTGCCCCTTTTTTTATTTCTCAGTTCTGTGGATGGGCGTGTCCGTCGCTATGACCTCCGTGCTGGGGAGCTCTACTCAGATTATATCGGAAGTGAGTGTTGCTTACAGACTTGTTGACAATTTGGTATGATGAGAGACAATTTTCAGGGTGATGGTTCCTGCTGCATTTCCTTTGCCTCCCTCGCCTGTATTCCCCTGCCTCTTCTCTTTAGCAGATGCCCCTCAGGTCCAAACCGAAGGGACTCTGCCACATCTTGCATCTTATGTCTGACACTGACTCATTCTAGGCAGTGGGTTGACTTGATCTCTGTGAGCTactgtttcttccttccttcctaatttGTAGCCCTGAAGAAACCCCTAGGAACAAGTTCTGATGGGGATTGCCCAGAATCTTGCAGTTTTTTGTTTCTTGATGTAATCAAACCCAGCACTGCCATATTTTTATTATAGGTCCCATCACCTGCGTGTGTTTCAGCAAAGATGGGCAATGTACCCTGGCTGCTAGCTTGGATTCTACTCTGCGTTTGCTGGACAAGGATACGGGCGAACTACTAGGAGAGTAAGCAATGCAGTTATTTATTcctgtcattaaagcttgcccCACTCTACCCTGTTGTCGACAGACAATAGCAGCTCAAAAGAGTGGCTGTTCTTCAGCATTTGGGTGCAGCCAATCCAGTGTTTAAGTGTATGAGTGCTTACATGTAAAAGAACCTAGAGGACTAGAGAAATTTGTGCAATACATTgaatcagagccacagtcagtcTGCCTTGAACTCTGGTGATGCTGGGCTTTTGTTATCCTCCATCTACCTTGCTAGGGACTAGTAACAACCATAAGTGGACTGATGGGGGAAAGCCTGAGAACAGCAGAAATATTGTCTTTCtcatcccatttccccccaatgaCACCCCTAGGTACACAGGCCACAAGAATGTAACCTATAAGATGGACTGCTGCATGAGTGAGAGGGACACTCATGTCGGGAGCTGCTCTGAGGATGGGAAGGTGTACTTCTGGGACCTGGTGGAGGTGAGCAGAAtgacctggggaaatggagaggTTTCTTCTTGGGCGGTCATGTGACTTACCAGTGCTTCATGGGAGTTGAGCCACAGATACTATGTGCATGGGGGGTGCAGTTTGGGGGGTTTGAATTCCATTTGGTTGGATAAGGCAATATTTAACCTTGGAGAGCAAAGCATGCAGCCTTCTCTCCAAATTGTTGGTGGTCAGCAGAGATTTTAGCTCAGTGCCTTAACTGCTGGCAGTAATCGTAGCTGTTTTTTGTACAATCTATgtgttaaaccaggggtcagcaatctttttcatccgtgggctggtccaccgtccctcagaccatgtggtgggccggactatattttgaagggggaaaaaagaatgaattcctatggccccacaaataatccagagatgcattttaaataaaaggacacattctactcatgtaaaaacacgctgattcctggaccgtccatgggccggattgagaaggcaattgggccacatccgggccgcaagccttaggttgcctacccatgttaaACGAACAGTTGAAG is from Lacerta agilis isolate rLacAgi1 chromosome 2, rLacAgi1.pri, whole genome shotgun sequence and encodes:
- the WDR83 gene encoding WD repeat domain-containing protein 83, translating into MAFPEPKLKKPELPKKLLGTLECKQGAVRAVRFNVDGNYCLTCGSDKSLKLWNPLKGTLLKTYSGHGYEVLDAAGSFDNSQLCSCGADKTVVLWDVATGQVIRKFRGHAGKVNCVQFNEEATVILSGAIDSSVRCWDCRSRRPDPIQILDEAKDGISSLKVSDHEILSGSVDGRVRRYDLRAGELYSDYIGSPITCVCFSKDGQCTLAASLDSTLRLLDKDTGELLGEYTGHKNVTYKMDCCMSERDTHVGSCSEDGKVYFWDLVEGSLALSLPVSNTAVQSLSFHPTESCLLTAAEGRVQFWREESYVAEEEEPA
- the WDR83OS gene encoding protein Asterix, coding for MAGNNVMDPRRPNRVLRYKPPSTENNPTLEDPTPDYMNLLGMIFSMCGLMLKLKWCAWIAVYCSFISFANSRSSEDTKQMMSSFMLSISAVVMSYLQNPQPMSPPW